The region TCATCATCATCCTGCTCCTGTTCTTCTTCGATGACGAAAGCGTCAGCATCTGAACCATACTTACCGGCCCAGGAACACGCGCCAGCGTGTTCCTATTATTTTGCCGCTGCGGTAACCGCCATTAGGCGAAATCCATATACTAAACTGAAGGGACCACAGTAATAGACCTGACCCGATAACTAGGAGGGAGGATTGATCATGGGTCGTAACTTTGGATGCTGCGGCGGCGGCAGCGGGTCGATTGTGATCATAATCATCATAATCATCCTGCTCCTGTTGTTCTTGGAGGATGATGTAACCACCATCTAGCCTAAATATTTCCCCATAAAGGAACACGCGGGTCAGCGTGTTCCTAAATTTTCTCGGCAGGGTTACCGATGAACAGCAAACGCCATATATTAGACTAAAAGAGGTTCCATATTAACCTGACAGTAGACGAGGAAGGAGGAGTTTGAATGGGTCGCGGATTTTTCGGCGGCTGCGGCGGTGGCAGTGGAGTCGTGGTGATCATCATCATAATCATCCTGCTCCTGTTCTTCTTAGAGGATGACTTCAGCAACACCATCTAACAACATACTTACCACAGGAACACGCCGGCGCGTGTTCCTATCGTTTGGCTCTTTCAGGAGGAATGCAGCCGGGTTTTAATAATCTATATGCTGCCGTCGGCAAAAAAAACACGCGCGATGTGCGCGTGTTTTTGCTTTAATTCTTATGCCGCAGCTCCGGTTTCACCGGTGCGGCGGGCTGGACGGGCGGAGCGGGGACGGCGGGTTTGTTGGCGGCGGGCGGCGGGGGCAGAGTCCGTCCGCCGTCCGCCGGAGCGGGTTTATCTTCGCTTATATTTTCCGGAGCCGGTTTCCTGGGTTTAGGTTGCGTGCCTTCGATAAATATTTCGCTTTGGGCATCTTTGTTCTTCGGATCGGCCAGGCTGCCATCCTTGGGGGAGACGGATGCAGACACGATCCCGCTTGGCCGCGCGAAATCGCTCACCGGTTTTTTTTCAAGAGCGGCCATCATAAAGTCATGCCATATCGTCGCGGGAATATCGCCACCGGTAACGCCGTTCAAATACTCCGGAGTATCGAAGCCCATCCAGACGGCCGCGACGATGTCCGGGGTGAAACCGACAAACCAGGCATCCTTGTAATCGCTCGTCGTTCCGGTTTTGCCAGCCGCCGGCCTGCCGATATTGGCGCCTCCGCCTGTGCCGCGGGTAATGACGCCTCGCATCATATCGGTCAAAAGATAGGCGCTCCGTTCATTAACGACCGCCTTCGCCTGCGGGCGATGCTGGTCCAGTACTCGGCCGGCCCTGTCCACCACCCTGAGAATGGCCGTCGGTTCGACCCTCACCCCGCCGTTGGCCAGTACGCCGTATGCGCTGGCGAGTTCCAGAGGAGTGACGCCCCGTGTCAGGCCGCCGAGAGCCATCGCCAGGTTTACATCGTTTACCGGCCCGCGGGTAACCAACGTAGTAATCCCCATTTGCTGGGCATAATAGAGCGGTTTTTCGGGTCCCACCTGGTGGGCGAGTTTAACCGCGACTACGTTGAGTGAATTTTCGAGCGCCGTGCGCAACGTTACCCGGCCACGGAACCTATGGTCGTAATTGGTCGGCGAATAATTGCCGAATGTTACCGGTTTGTCCTCGACAATGGTCGCCGGCGTCATTCCGCTCTCGATTGCGGCCAGGTAAACGAACGGCTTGAAAGCCGATCCTGGCTGGCGTTCGGCCAACACAGCGCGGTTAAACTGATCGGTGCCGCGGCCTCCCACCATCGCCTTGATCTGACCGTTACGCGGATCGATGGCTACAAGAGCGCCCTGCGGCTCTTTGTTGCCTTTGGCGTCGGTGCGGTAGGTCGGCAGTTTGCCCATCGCCTTTTCCGCCGCCTGCTGCATACTAAGATCGAGGGAAGTATAAACCTTCAGGCCGTCCTTGTATACGGCATCAGCGCCGTACTTATCGATAAGCAACTGTGTGACGTAATCGACGAAATACGATGCCTGGCCGCCGCTGCCGGGGGATCGCGACGCGAGTTTAAGTTCAGCCGACTTGGCCTTGTTTGCCGTATCGCGGGAAACGTAATTGTATTTTACCATCTGATCGAGAACGACGCTTTGTCGCTCTTTCGCCGCCTTGAGATTGTTGAGCGGCGAATAATAGTTCGGGCTCTTGGGAATGCCGGCAAGCAAAGCGCATTCAGCCAAATTGAGATTTTCCACATTCTTGCCGAAATAAACCCAGGCCGCTGCCTGGACCCCGTAGGCTCCCTGGCCGAAATAAATCTGATTCAGGTACAGTTCGAGAATCTCCGCCTTGGTATACTGGCGTTCGATCTGAACCGCCAGCACAGCTTCCTGAATCTTGCGTTTAAGAGTCTGTTCCTGGGAGAGCAGGGCGTTTCTCGCCAACTGCTGGGTAATCGTGCTGCCGCCTTCCGAAACCCCGCCGCCGACGATATTGGCGAAAACTGCCCTGAGGATGGCCCGGGGGTCTACGCCGATATGCTGGTAAAAGCGGGCGTCCTCGGTGGCGACGAAGGCGTTCTGCAAGTCTTTGGGCATCTTGCTCAACGGAACGGGGAGCCGGTTTTCCACCGAATGAATAGTGGTGATAAGCCGGCCATTGATATCGAATATCTGGGAAGAGGCGGCCGGGCGGATCTCGCCGTTGAGGCTGGGCATTGTATGGATGCTTGCTGTCAGGAACCCGAGGCCGGCGCCGGTGATCATAACGATAAAAACAATAATTGCAATGGCGGCGACGGTCAGCCACCGGCCCGTGGAGCGGCGGCTATTTCCTGCTTTATGGCTGGAGTCGGTGCTCATGGAGACCTCCTTATCCGGCGATTTCCTAACTATTATACCATAACGGCGCGATCAGTCCAGTCCCGGCTAATTTGCAATTTCGCCGCATATATGCTATAATGCGCCTTGAAGAATCCCAAAATAAGGCAAAATGACGTTTAATCCAATTTATTTTAATTACACGCGAAGCCGGGGAAATCCTGCGCGACAGCGCACGAAAAGCTTGACAATCACTGCCTTGGCGCATGTTCCAGTTAATCCGACGGAGGGATGACAACCAGATGTCAGTTTACGAAGTGCTCAGCGAACGCGGCTTTATCCAGCAAGTCACCCACGAAGAAGAAGTTCGTGAACTGCTTGCCAAGGAAAAGATCACCTTTTACATCGGCTTCGATCCGACCGCCGACAGCCTGCATGTCGGCCATTTTCTCGGCATGATGGTGATGGCGCATATGCAAAGGGCCGGACATCGCCCCATTTGCCTAATCGGCGGCGGTACCACCATGGTCGGCGATCCCAGCGGCAAAACCGACATGCGCAAAATGATGACCAGGGAAGAAATCGATGCCAATGGCGAACTGTTCAAGAAACAAATGCAGCGCTTCCTCGATTTTTCCAACGACCGGGCTCTCATGATCAACAATGCCGACTGGCTGCTTAAGCTCAACTATGTCAAGTTTCTGCGCGACATCGGCGTCCATTTCTCGGTCAACCGCATGCTCACCGCCGAATGCTACCGCAACCGCCTGGAAAAGGGCCTGACCTTCCTCGAATTCAACTACATGCTGATGCAGGCGTACGACTTCCTCGAACTAAACCGCCAGACCGGCTGCGTTATGCAGATGGGCGGCGACGACCAGTGGTCCAACATCCTCGCCGGCGCCGACCTCATCCGCCGCAAGGAAGGGAAACCTGCCTATGGCCTTACCTTTACCCTCTTAACTACCAGCGACGGCCGGAAAATGGGCAAAACCGAAAAAGGGGCCCTCTGGCTCGACCCTGAGAAAACTCCGCCGTACGACTTCTATCAGTATTGGCGCAACATCGACGACGCCGACGTTGGCAAATGCCTGGCCCTGTTAACCTTCCTCCCCATGGACGAAGTGCGCCGCCTGGGGGCGCTAAGGGACAGCGAAATCAACATCGCCAAAAAAACCCTTGCATATGAGGTTACCAAATTAATCCACGGCCAGGACGAGGCCGACAAAGCCAGGCAGGCGGCCGAAGCGCTCTTTGCCGGCGGCGGGTCGCTGGACAACGTGCCTACAACCGTCCTGTCTCCAGCCGACATAAGCAACAAGCGGCTGATCGAAATCCTGCCCGTCACCGGCCTCGCCGCATCGTTGGGCGAAGGGCGGCGGCTGATTGCCGGCGGCGGACTGTATATCGGCGAGGAGAAAGTCGAAGACCCCAACATGATCCTCGACCTTGCCGCCTTCAAGGACAATAGCCTGCTGCTGCGTAAGGGCAAGAAGACCTATCACAGGATAATCATACAATGACGGACCGCAAGGTCCGTTTTCTTTTGCTCCGCCGGGGCAGGAATTGCCGTCGGTAACGGGGAAAAATAATTAATCAGCATACATGCCAACAGGGGTGTTTTCATGGACGAAATACGCTTCTTGGACGCCGGTGAGCAAGGCCTGGTGGTCGAATTCGGCGCCCGCATCGATCCCGGCATCAACCGCCGCGTCCACAACGCGGCGACGCTCATCGCCGCCGCTCGCATACCCGGCATCCTGGAAGTGGTGCCAACCTACCGATCGCTGCTCATCTATTTCGACCCGCTGGCGATCTCCCGCCGGCAGCTTGCCGAAAGTGTCCGCCTGTTGCTTGAGGACACAGGCGGCGAAGCGCAGACCGTGACCGCCAGGGTGGTCGAGATTCCCGTCGCCTACGGCGGCGAACACGGCCCCGACCTGGCGTTCGTCGCCAGCCACACGGGCCTTTCGCCCGAAGAAGTCGTCGCTATCCACACTTCCGTGCCTTACCTCGTCTACATGCTCGGCTTTACTCCCGGATTTCCGTATTTGGGAGGGATGTCGGAACGCATCGCCGCCCCGCGCCTTGAGCAGCCACGCACGGCCATCCCCGGCGGCTCGGTGGGTATTGCCGGAACGCAGACGGGTATCTATCCCGTCGCAAGCCCCGGCGGCTGGCGGATTATCGGCCGCACTCCCGTAAAATTATTCGCTCCGGGAGCCGCGGACCCATTCCTTTTTGCCGCAGGCGACTACCTCCAGTTCAAAGCCGTCTCCGCCGCCGACTACGCCGCCATTGCCGAGCAAGTCGCGTCCGGCGTCTACGAGCCGGTTGTACGGAGCGCTACTGATAAAGGTGGTGACGCCCGATGATCACCATTGTTTCCGCCGGCTTGTTCACCACCGTGCAAGATGCCGGTCGCTGGGGCTTTCAGGCTTACGGCGTACCGGTCGCCGGCGCAATGGACCGCTATGCCTATAACCTGGCCAACATTCTCGCCGGCAATCCTCCGGGAACGGCGTGCCTCGAAATGACCGTCACCGGCGACACGATAAGGTTCGAAACCGACGCCTACATCGCGATCTGCGGCGCCGACATGCAGCCGGCGCTCGACGGTAAAGCGGCGGCCACATGGTCGGCCTTCCCGGTGACCGCAGGCAGCACCCTTTCCTGTGGCTATGCAGTCCGCGGTTGCCGTACCTACCTGGCTGTACGCGGCGGTATCGACGTTCCGGTCGTGCTGGGCAGCAGGTCCACCTATACCAGGGCTGCGATCGGCGGCTTGGAAGGCCGGAAACTCAAGGTCGGCGACAAGCTCGCCATCGGCAATAGCGGCCCGAGCGACTCCCGGCCCTTACACTTGCCTGGCGAGTATAAACCCGCTGCCGTCTCAGGCGAAATAACCCTGCGCGTACTACCTGGCCCCCAACAGGACCATTTCACCATGGCGGGGATCGAGACCTTGTTCTCTTCCCCCTACACCATCACCGACGAAGCCGATCGCATGGGTTGCCGCCTGGAAGGCCTGAAGATAGAGCATGCTGATAAGGCCGACATTGTTTCCGACGCCTTGCCTCAGGGCGCGATCCAGGTGCCGGGGCACGGTATGCCCATAATCATGATGGCCGACCGGCAGACAACCGGCGGTTACACGAAAATAGGCACCGTTATCGGCCCTGATCTGGCGCTGCTTGCCCAGGCCAAACCCGGAGACACCGTCCGCCTTAAGCGATGCTCGGACGAGGAAGCGGTCGCTGTCCTCAGGAAGGAACGGGAATTATACGAGGCGGCAAGCGCCTGGCGCGCCTCCGCGCTGAGCAGGGAGCAGGGACCCGTCCGCCGCTTCACCATGACCGTCAACGGTCAAAGCTATGACATAGAAGTACGGGAGGTATAACACATGACAAGAATTGACCTCAACTGCGACATGGGGGAAAGCTACGGCGTTTACACCCTGGGATTCGACCAGGATGCCATGCCTCACGTCACCTCCATCAACGTGGCCTGCGGATTTCACGCCTCGGACCCGGTCAATATGATGAAAACCGTAAAACTTGCCAAGAAATACGGCGTCGCCGTCGGCGCCCACCCCTCCTTTCCCGACCTGGTGGGCTTCGGACGCCGGGTAATGGCCGCTTCGCTGGAAGAAATCAAAGCCGACGTCACTTATCAGATCGGGGCGTTATGGGCGTTTTGCCTTGCCGAAGGCGTCAAAATGCAGCATGTCAAAGTGCACGGCGCCTTGTACAACGTCGCCGAAAAAGACCTGTCCGTAGCGACGGCCATAGCCGAAGCCATCAAGGCCGTCGACCCCGACCTTTACATGCTTTGCCTCGCAAACTCGTCCATGGTTACCGGCGCCAAAAACGCCGGCGTCAAATATGTCGAAGAAGCTTTCGCCGACCGGGCTTACACCGCCCAGGGCAACCTCGTGTCGAGGAAACAGGAGGGCGCGGTCATCCATGACGTAGACGCAGTGGCCGAGAGGGTCCTGTCGATGGTTAAAACCGGCTCGGTGACTGCCATCGACGGCGCGAAAGTCCCTATCAACGCTCAGACCATCTGCGTTCACGGCGACACCCCCGGCGCCGTGGCGATGATAAAGAGAATCCGGGAGAAGCTTGATCATGCCGGAGTAACGGTCAAAGCCTTCGGCCAATAAGCCCAAACAAAAAAAGCCGCCTCGGCTTTTTTTGTTTGGGCCGCAAACTGCGGCCTATGTTGCCCGGCCCGGTCAGCGGCCCCTGGAGCTGGCGTCCACCGCTTCTTTATCAGTGGCTTCGTCAGCCACCGGCGCCATCTGCGACTCGGCCATGGCAATAAGCTCCTTCACCATCTGGCCGCCGATACGGCCGCCCACCTTGCCGCCAATCTTGCCGACCTCGCCGGTCGTCATATTCTCCCAGCCCTCAGCATCGATCTTGTCTTTAAGACCGAGAGCCTCGGCCGCTTCCCACTTTTTTTTGTCGAGCGCAGCCTCGTAATTGCCGGCGGAAATCTCCGTGTCCATATTACGGCCAAGCGTTTCGTTGGCCACCTCCATTTTGAGCTTATCCAGTTCCTGTTTGGCTTTCGGCTCCAGAATCTCGTCCCTGCCGGTCACAAAAGCACCTCCTCTGTCGCTTATCGATAATAGTATTTCCGTCTCAGGACAAGAAAAACTGCCATATTTTTGGCGTCACAGACACACAAGGCTTGTCAGCCGAGTATATATAGTAAGCGACATTATTCCGGGAGGGGAGAACGATGCGGTTCTCCGTGCGGGAACGACGACGGCTGCCGGGCGTGGCGGTGGCGATCACCACCTTGCTTATGCTTGTCGTCTCATTATTCTGGACCGTCGAAACCCACCTCAAGCCAACCCTCATGGCTATTGCCGAGGCCAAGGCCATCCAGGTCGCCACCCAAACGATAAACAATGTTGTCAACGAAAAAGTCAGCCAACACATCGACCCGCAGACTTTAGTTAACATAAAGCTTGACAGCCGCGGCCGGGTTGTCTTCATCCAGCCCAACACAATGGAGTTCAACCGACTGGCCGCAGATACGACCATCAAGGTACAGGAGGCACTCAAGCAGATAACCGATGAGAAGGTGTACATTCCGGTGGGTCAGGTGCTGGGCAGTCAACTGCTCGCAAGCTGGGGACCGCCCATCGTCGTGACCATCATCCCTATCGGCACCGTCCAGGTAAAAGTCGTCGACAAATTCGAGCAGGCCGGGATCAACCAGACCCGCCACATGGTTTACCTGTTCGCCACCACCCATGTTCGCATCGTCGTGCCGCTGGTCAGTTCCACCGTAAGCGTCAACACCCAGGTTCCGATCGCCGAATACGTAGTAGTCGGCGAAGTGCCCAGCACCTACGTCCAGTTTCCCTTCCCGCTTCCGAGTGAAGCCAACGGCAGCCCCTGAAGACGCGAGAATGCCAACGCCCGCCATCCGGTGGGCGTTTTTACCTTTTTTTTAAAAAAAAGGGCGAAATTTGCAGGAAAAACGAGCTATTTCAAGAATATTATGTTAAATGTATATTTGCCTGGGAATACGACGCGCCCCAGGCATCGATTTTGCGATTTTATTTTGAGGAGTGGTCATATGGCCATTATGGGAAAACAAACCGACGGGGGCATGGACATGAAAAAGAAGCTGATGCTGCTTTTCGTACTGA is a window of Selenomonadales bacterium 4137-cl DNA encoding:
- a CDS encoding penicillin-binding protein 1A, with the translated sequence MSTDSSHKAGNSRRSTGRWLTVAAIAIIVFIVMITGAGLGFLTASIHTMPSLNGEIRPAASSQIFDINGRLITTIHSVENRLPVPLSKMPKDLQNAFVATEDARFYQHIGVDPRAILRAVFANIVGGGVSEGGSTITQQLARNALLSQEQTLKRKIQEAVLAVQIERQYTKAEILELYLNQIYFGQGAYGVQAAAWVYFGKNVENLNLAECALLAGIPKSPNYYSPLNNLKAAKERQSVVLDQMVKYNYVSRDTANKAKSAELKLASRSPGSGGQASYFVDYVTQLLIDKYGADAVYKDGLKVYTSLDLSMQQAAEKAMGKLPTYRTDAKGNKEPQGALVAIDPRNGQIKAMVGGRGTDQFNRAVLAERQPGSAFKPFVYLAAIESGMTPATIVEDKPVTFGNYSPTNYDHRFRGRVTLRTALENSLNVVAVKLAHQVGPEKPLYYAQQMGITTLVTRGPVNDVNLAMALGGLTRGVTPLELASAYGVLANGGVRVEPTAILRVVDRAGRVLDQHRPQAKAVVNERSAYLLTDMMRGVITRGTGGGANIGRPAAGKTGTTSDYKDAWFVGFTPDIVAAVWMGFDTPEYLNGVTGGDIPATIWHDFMMAALEKKPVSDFARPSGIVSASVSPKDGSLADPKNKDAQSEIFIEGTQPKPRKPAPENISEDKPAPADGGRTLPPPPAANKPAVPAPPVQPAAPVKPELRHKN
- the tyrS gene encoding tyrosine--tRNA ligase produces the protein MSVYEVLSERGFIQQVTHEEEVRELLAKEKITFYIGFDPTADSLHVGHFLGMMVMAHMQRAGHRPICLIGGGTTMVGDPSGKTDMRKMMTREEIDANGELFKKQMQRFLDFSNDRALMINNADWLLKLNYVKFLRDIGVHFSVNRMLTAECYRNRLEKGLTFLEFNYMLMQAYDFLELNRQTGCVMQMGGDDQWSNILAGADLIRRKEGKPAYGLTFTLLTTSDGRKMGKTEKGALWLDPEKTPPYDFYQYWRNIDDADVGKCLALLTFLPMDEVRRLGALRDSEINIAKKTLAYEVTKLIHGQDEADKARQAAEALFAGGGSLDNVPTTVLSPADISNKRLIEILPVTGLAASLGEGRRLIAGGGLYIGEEKVEDPNMILDLAAFKDNSLLLRKGKKTYHRIIIQ
- the pxpB gene encoding 5-oxoprolinase subunit PxpB, with the translated sequence MDEIRFLDAGEQGLVVEFGARIDPGINRRVHNAATLIAAARIPGILEVVPTYRSLLIYFDPLAISRRQLAESVRLLLEDTGGEAQTVTARVVEIPVAYGGEHGPDLAFVASHTGLSPEEVVAIHTSVPYLVYMLGFTPGFPYLGGMSERIAAPRLEQPRTAIPGGSVGIAGTQTGIYPVASPGGWRIIGRTPVKLFAPGAADPFLFAAGDYLQFKAVSAADYAAIAEQVASGVYEPVVRSATDKGGDAR
- a CDS encoding biotin-dependent carboxyltransferase family protein, with the translated sequence MITIVSAGLFTTVQDAGRWGFQAYGVPVAGAMDRYAYNLANILAGNPPGTACLEMTVTGDTIRFETDAYIAICGADMQPALDGKAAATWSAFPVTAGSTLSCGYAVRGCRTYLAVRGGIDVPVVLGSRSTYTRAAIGGLEGRKLKVGDKLAIGNSGPSDSRPLHLPGEYKPAAVSGEITLRVLPGPQQDHFTMAGIETLFSSPYTITDEADRMGCRLEGLKIEHADKADIVSDALPQGAIQVPGHGMPIIMMADRQTTGGYTKIGTVIGPDLALLAQAKPGDTVRLKRCSDEEAVAVLRKERELYEAASAWRASALSREQGPVRRFTMTVNGQSYDIEVREV
- a CDS encoding 5-oxoprolinase subunit PxpA, translating into MTRIDLNCDMGESYGVYTLGFDQDAMPHVTSINVACGFHASDPVNMMKTVKLAKKYGVAVGAHPSFPDLVGFGRRVMAASLEEIKADVTYQIGALWAFCLAEGVKMQHVKVHGALYNVAEKDLSVATAIAEAIKAVDPDLYMLCLANSSMVTGAKNAGVKYVEEAFADRAYTAQGNLVSRKQEGAVIHDVDAVAERVLSMVKTGSVTAIDGAKVPINAQTICVHGDTPGAVAMIKRIREKLDHAGVTVKAFGQ
- a CDS encoding small, acid-soluble spore protein, alpha/beta type, translated to MTGRDEILEPKAKQELDKLKMEVANETLGRNMDTEISAGNYEAALDKKKWEAAEALGLKDKIDAEGWENMTTGEVGKIGGKVGGRIGGQMVKELIAMAESQMAPVADEATDKEAVDASSRGR
- the yunB gene encoding sporulation protein YunB, which gives rise to MRFSVRERRRLPGVAVAITTLLMLVVSLFWTVETHLKPTLMAIAEAKAIQVATQTINNVVNEKVSQHIDPQTLVNIKLDSRGRVVFIQPNTMEFNRLAADTTIKVQEALKQITDEKVYIPVGQVLGSQLLASWGPPIVVTIIPIGTVQVKVVDKFEQAGINQTRHMVYLFATTHVRIVVPLVSSTVSVNTQVPIAEYVVVGEVPSTYVQFPFPLPSEANGSP